In Gouania willdenowi chromosome 24, fGouWil2.1, whole genome shotgun sequence, a single window of DNA contains:
- the LOC114457584 gene encoding mitogen-activated protein kinase-binding protein 1-like isoform X3, producing MPGEGLTIKGRIRRLLRSPSATRRKNSKESLSTKVTLEKILGITASGNRGLACDPRCGLVAYPAGCVVVLLNPKNNRQHHIINSSRKTITTLSFSPDGRHLVTGESGHLPAVRLWDVAERRQVAELPMHKYGISCVAFSPNGKYIVSVGNQHDMMVNVWAWKKDVVVATNKVSSKVTSVSFSEDSSYFVTVGNRHVKFWYLDQCKASKASDPVPLLGRSGLLGELRNNLFCDVACGRGAQADSTFCITSSGLMCELNGKRMLEKWVDLQTAVAQTLSLSEDLIFCGCADGTVRAFDPADLRFVCTLPRPHPLGSDVSAMTEAGHLFTTINDARYPDTIALSYDPVNQWLSCVYNDHSMYVWDVRDVHRVGKLHSALFHASCVWDLEMFPDVPGNLSGAFLTCSADNTVRLWRIQDWAQVNSQNILSSDLLNIMYIDENKASLVDVECTANANTEKAADVQTAEIRSGIRTICVSPDGKHLASGDRNGMLRVHDLSTKEEILKVEAHDAEILCLEYSKPETGLKLLATASRDRLIHVLDAADDYGLMQTLDQHSSSITAVRFATNDNKVRMISCGADKSIYFHTAHQTDGGTEFRRSHHMVRKTTLYDMGVDVTCKYAAVGCQDRCIRVFNISSGKQKRVYKGSLGEEGSLLRVQIDPSGQYVAASCSDKNISIFDFYTGECVAAMFGHSEIVTGMKFTNDCKHLITVSGDSCIFVWRLAPELTISMRERLCQLRQNPNSAPRKACSLRREVHSSPTLATLSSDSDPGHEEEVSNVHTPSTGSDSSPGDEDTGGSDEGQQWKMTKVSSDCSKRPRRRWSHRMGSLELMVKSMLDLRQLDTSVSKKDLHDSSSEERPRRPQSRPHTAWLSSYLSKDMNGLDGGVLYPEDDTTLPCSDYMVKEQQRCRTKGPGNRSESQDSCSPDSTSSIGYCSRESSPDYFLEDSAAEEYVSPDSSEDEEEEEEEQVVCVASVDEALRAVTDASNHSPEDFLRQNFETLAENCSTAQQSRVPRLSMTSRFLAKGQNNRSATLFTKANGKEQGGHSAKPLVSTVRPLMEGAEKEQHTHDTTETPGRTPEKECPPKFKFLKKKNSGPHIWKQARSPTKAARGSSLHKSHSVQNLSTDSSSSLLPSSDSREFYNRPHQLFLDRDTRRPSLHLSSPSSGSPQSPRSPMPWESPRLKPHHSYMNPTASSMAKSSRSSSLVDGIYIRTPPRSPCISKGSKSSDELDAETPLLTPSPTPHSPSSISSSSPLSSSSLSNSPPPTPTTISFTHNPPPSRIPLPKQPLSPRRSLGPEVRPCGGLSRTLTPDSGCNVTSNPGLGHARVKLSLRLDASPSSLLPKQQKEDAVSESTKRTNQTGDAEHSPALNPQSDCSVTEESCRQAVTDLHCSLRKTIVMYTTLQQSLQQPAEDHQKMKNILSEALFAVKSELNSLPRPASQCEGLPGDNGATAALLEQYAELLLKSVEKRLDTKALLDSAGGNS from the exons ATGCCCGGGGAGGGGCTGACCATTAAGGGCCGCATCAGGAGGCTGCTGCGGTCTCCTTCAGCCACACGGAGGAAGAACAGCAAGGAGAGCCTCAGCACTAAG GTGACTTTGGAGAAAATCCTCGGCATCACAGCTTCAGGAAACCGAGGCCTGGCCTGTGACCCTCGATGTGGACTTGTGGCCTATCCTGCTGG gTGTGTAGTTGTGCTGCTGAACCCCAAAAACAACCGACAGCACCACATCATCAACTCCTCAAG AAAAACCATCACCACTCTGTCCTTCTCCCCTGATGGCAGACACTTAGTTACTGGAGAG AGCGGTCACCTTCCCGCAGTGAGACTGTGGGACGTGGCCGAGCGACGGCAGGTTGCAGAGCTGCCGATGCACAAATACGGCATTTCCTGTGTGGCGTTCTCACCTAACGGCAAATACATCGTCAGTGTGGGGAACCAGCACGACATGATGGTTAACGTCTGGGCGTGGAAG aaagaTGTCGTTGTGGCTACAAACAAAGTGTCCAGTAAGGTGACCAGTGTGTCCTTCTCTGAGGACAGCTCTTACTTTGTAACCGTGGGAAACCGACACGTCAAGTTCTGGTATCTGGACCAGTGCAAGGCCAGCAAg GCCAGTGATCCCGTGCCTCTGCTGGGGCGCTCGGGGCTACTGGGAGAGCTGAGGAACAACCTCTTCTGTGACGTGGCCTGTGGGCGAGGGGCTCAGGCTGACTCCACCTTCTGCATCACCTCCTCCGGGCTGATGTGCGAGTTGAATGGCAAGAGGATGCTGGAGAAGTGGGTGGACCTACAG ACTGCCGTAGCTCAGACCTTGTCTCTGTCGGAGGATCTTATCTTCTGTGGCTGCGCCGATGGAACCGTGCGAGCGTTCGACCCCGCTGACCTGCGATTTGTCTGCACCCTGCCTCGGCCACACCCCCTTGGCTCCGACGTCTCTGCCATGACGGAGGCTGG CCATTTATTTACCACCATCAACGATGCCCGTTACCCAGACACCATTGCTCTCTCTTACGACCCTGTCAATCAGTGGCTCAGCTGTGTGTATAATGACCACAGCATGTATGTGTGGGATGTGAGAGACGTGCACCGGGTTGGGAAACTACACTCCGCCCTGTTCCATGCATCGTGCGTGTGGGACTTAGAG ATGTTTCCAGATGTTCCTGGAAATCTGTCAGGTGCCTTCCTGACATGTTCTGCTGATAACACAGTGAGGCTGTGGCGCATCCAGGACTGGGCACAAGTTAATTCCCAGAACATCCTCAGTTCT GATcttttaaatataatgtacatcgATGAAAACAAAGCGTCCTTGGTGGATGTGGAATGCACAGCGAATGCAAACACAGAAAAAGCTGCAGACGTACAAACGGCAGAAATCAGAAGTGGCATCAGGACCATCTGTGTCAGTCCAGACGGTAAACACCTGGCATCTGGAGATCGCAACGGGATGCTAAG GGTTCACGACCTCAGCACCAAGGAGGAGATTTTAAAGGTGGAGGCACACGATGCTGAGATCCTCTGTCTAGAGTACAGTAAACCAGAAACAG GTTTGAAGCTGTTGGCCACAGCGAGCAGAGACCGTCTGATCCACGTCCTGGATGCAGCAGACGACTACGGCCTAATGCAGACTCTGGATCAGCACTCATCCTCCATAACGGCCGTCCGTTTTGCTA CCAATGACAACAAGGTGAGGATGATCAGCTGTGGGGCAGATAAGAGCATCTATTTCCACACAGCGCACCAG ACTGATGGAGGTACCGAGTTCAGACGTTCCCACCACATGGTGAGGAAGACCACCCTCTACGACATGGGTGTGGACGTCACCTGCAAGTACGCTGCAGTCGGATGCCAGGATCGCTGCATCAG GGTTTTCAACATCAGCAGTGGCAAACAGAAGAGAGTCTACAAAGGGTCGCTGGGTGAAGAAGGCAGCCTGCTCAGG GTTCAGATCGATCCTTCGGGTCAATACGTGGCCGCCAGCTGCTCCGATAAAAACATCAGCATCTTTGACTTCTACACGGGGGAGTGTGTTGCTGCTATGTTCGGACACTCCG AAATCGTGACAGGGATGAAGTTCACCAACGACTGCAAGCATTTGATCACTGTGTCTGGGGACAG CTGTATCTTTGTGTGGCGATTGGCTCCAGAACTGACAATCAGCATGAGGGAGAGGCTCTGTCAGCTCCGACAAAACCCAAACAGCGCGCCACGCAAGGCTTGCAGTCTCAG GCGTGAGGTGCACAGCTCTCCCACGCTGGCTACTCTGTCCTCTGACAGTGACCCGGGACACGAGGAAGAGGTTTCCAACGTCCACACGCCCAGTACTGGTTCTGACAGCAGCCCTGGCGATGAGGACACAG GAGGCTCAGATGAAGGGCAGCAGTGGAAGATGACAAAG GTCAGCTCAGATTGCTCCAAGCGTCCTCGAAGGCGCTGGTCTCACCGTATGGGCTCTTTGGAGCTGATGGTTAAATCCATGCTGGACCTGAGGCAACTGGACACGAGTGTGTCTAAAAAAGACCTCCATGAT TCATCGTCTGAGGAGAGACCGAGGAGGCCTCAGTCTCGGCCACACACTGCGTGGTTGTCCTCTTACTTATCCAAGGACATGAACGGGCTCGATGGTGGCGTGCTTTACCCGGAGGATGACACGACCTTACCATGCAG TGATTACATGGTGAAGGAGCAGCAGCGCTGCAGGACAAAAGGGCCAGGGAACCGCAGTGAGAGCCAGGACAGCTGCAGCCCCGACAGCACCAGCTCAATAGGCTACTGCAGCAGAGAATCCAGTCCAGATTACTTCCTGGAAG ACTCTGCAGCGGAGGAATATGTGAGTCCGGACAGCtcagaggatgaggaggaggaagaggaggagcaggtGGTATGTGTGGCGAGCGTGGATGAGGCTCTGAGGGCGGTGACGGACGCTTCTAACCACAGTCCAGAGGATTTCCTCAGGCAGAACTTTGAGACGCTGGCTGAGAACTGCAGCACAG CTCAGCAGAGCAGAGTCCCGAGGCTCAGTATGACCTCACGCTTCCTTGCCAAAGGACAGAATAACAG ATCAGCAACTCTGTTTACCAAAGCAAATGGAAAAGAACAAGGGGGCCATTCAGCAAAGCCCCTGGTGTCGACAGTACGGCCTCTGATGGAAGGCGCTGAGaaggaacaacacacacacgacacaaCGGAGACACCAGG CAGGACTCCAGAAAAGGAGTGTCCTCCTAAATTTAAATttctgaagaagaagaactcaggCCCCCACATCTGGAAACAAGCCAGGTCTCCAACTAAAGCTGCAAGGGGCTCCAGTTTACACAAATCCCACTCAGTCCAGAACTTATCCACCGACT CATCCAGCTCTTTACTCCCCTCTAGTGACAGCAGAGAGTTCTACAACCGTCCTCATCAGCTTTTCCTGGATCGTGACACTCGTAGACCTTCCCTCCAcctctcctccccctcctctggCTCTCCACAGTCTCCTCGCTCCCCCATGCCCTGGGAGAGCCCCAGACTGAAGCCCCATCACTCCTACATGAACCCCACTGCCAGCTCCATGGCTAAAAGCAGCCGATCCTCCTCCCTCGTGGATGGCATCTACATCAGGACCCCCCCGCGGTCCCCTTGCATCTCAAAGGGCAGCAAGTCCTCAGATGAGCTGGATGCAGAAACACCCCTGCTCACTccatcccccaccccccactCCCCATCCTCTATCTCCTCATCATCACCTCtctcctcttcttctctgtCTAACAGTCCTCCTCCTACTCCTACTACTATTTCATTTACCCACAATCCTCCTCCCTCCCGTATCCCTCTTCCCAAGCAGCCCCTCAGCCCCAGGCGCAGCCTCGGCCCCGAGGTGAGGCCCTGTGGAGGACTGTCGAGGACTCTAACACCAGATTCTGGATGTAATGTAACATCTAATCCTGGGCTCGGACACG CACGAGTGAAGCTTTCCCTACGTTTGGATGCTTCTCCGTCGAGCTTGCTGCCtaagcaacaaaaagaagatGCAGTTTCTGAGAG CACAAAGAGGACAAATCAGACGGGAGACGCTGAACACAGCCCAGCCCTGAACCCTCAGTCAG ATTGTTCAGTGACCGAGGAATCTTGTAGGCAGGCTGTTACCGACCTTCACTGCAGTCTGAGGAAAACCATTGTGATGTACACCACG
- the LOC114457584 gene encoding mitogen-activated protein kinase-binding protein 1-like isoform X2 yields the protein MPGEGLTIKGRIRRLLRSPSATRRKNSKESLSTKVTLEKILGITASGNRGLACDPRCGLVAYPAGCVVVLLNPKNNRQHHIINSSRKTITTLSFSPDGRHLVTGESGHLPAVRLWDVAERRQVAELPMHKYGISCVAFSPNGKYIVSVGNQHDMMVNVWAWKKDVVVATNKVSSKVTSVSFSEDSSYFVTVGNRHVKFWYLDQCKASKASDPVPLLGRSGLLGELRNNLFCDVACGRGAQADSTFCITSSGLMCELNGKRMLEKWVDLQTAVAQTLSLSEDLIFCGCADGTVRAFDPADLRFVCTLPRPHPLGSDVSAMTEAGHLFTTINDARYPDTIALSYDPVNQWLSCVYNDHSMYVWDVRDVHRVGKLHSALFHASCVWDLEMFPDVPGNLSGAFLTCSADNTVRLWRIQDWAQVNSQNILSSDLLNIMYIDENKASLVDVECTANANTEKAADVQTAEIRSGIRTICVSPDGKHLASGDRNGMLRVHDLSTKEEILKVEAHDAEILCLEYSKPETGLKLLATASRDRLIHVLDAADDYGLMQTLDQHSSSITAVRFATNDNKVRMISCGADKSIYFHTAHQTDGGTEFRRSHHMVRKTTLYDMGVDVTCKYAAVGCQDRCIRVFNISSGKQKRVYKGSLGEEGSLLRVQIDPSGQYVAASCSDKNISIFDFYTGECVAAMFGHSEIVTGMKFTNDCKHLITVSGDSCIFVWRLAPELTISMRERLCQLRQNPNSAPRKACSLRREVHSSPTLATLSSDSDPGHEEEVSNVHTPSTGSDSSPGDEDTGGSDEGQQWKMTKVSSDCSKRPRRRWSHRMGSLELMVKSMLDLRQLDTSVSKKDLHDVRGTSSSLQDPLSSSEERPRRPQSRPHTAWLSSYLSKDMNGLDGGVLYPEDDTTLPCSDYMVKEQQRCRTKGPGNRSESQDSCSPDSTSSIGYCSRESSPDYFLEDSAAEEYVSPDSSEDEEEEEEEQVVCVASVDEALRAVTDASNHSPEDFLRQNFETLAENCSTAQQSRVPRLSMTSRFLAKGQNNRSATLFTKANGKEQGGHSAKPLVSTVRPLMEGAEKEQHTHDTTETPGTPEKECPPKFKFLKKKNSGPHIWKQARSPTKAARGSSLHKSHSVQNLSTDSSSSLLPSSDSREFYNRPHQLFLDRDTRRPSLHLSSPSSGSPQSPRSPMPWESPRLKPHHSYMNPTASSMAKSSRSSSLVDGIYIRTPPRSPCISKGSKSSDELDAETPLLTPSPTPHSPSSISSSSPLSSSSLSNSPPPTPTTISFTHNPPPSRIPLPKQPLSPRRSLGPEVRPCGGLSRTLTPDSGCNVTSNPGLGHARVKLSLRLDASPSSLLPKQQKEDAVSESTKRTNQTGDAEHSPALNPQSDCSVTEESCRQAVTDLHCSLRKTIVMYTTLQQSLQQPAEDHQKMKNILSEALFAVKSELNSLPRPASQCEGLPGDNGATAALLEQYAELLLKSVEKRLDTKALLDSAGGNS from the exons ATGCCCGGGGAGGGGCTGACCATTAAGGGCCGCATCAGGAGGCTGCTGCGGTCTCCTTCAGCCACACGGAGGAAGAACAGCAAGGAGAGCCTCAGCACTAAG GTGACTTTGGAGAAAATCCTCGGCATCACAGCTTCAGGAAACCGAGGCCTGGCCTGTGACCCTCGATGTGGACTTGTGGCCTATCCTGCTGG gTGTGTAGTTGTGCTGCTGAACCCCAAAAACAACCGACAGCACCACATCATCAACTCCTCAAG AAAAACCATCACCACTCTGTCCTTCTCCCCTGATGGCAGACACTTAGTTACTGGAGAG AGCGGTCACCTTCCCGCAGTGAGACTGTGGGACGTGGCCGAGCGACGGCAGGTTGCAGAGCTGCCGATGCACAAATACGGCATTTCCTGTGTGGCGTTCTCACCTAACGGCAAATACATCGTCAGTGTGGGGAACCAGCACGACATGATGGTTAACGTCTGGGCGTGGAAG aaagaTGTCGTTGTGGCTACAAACAAAGTGTCCAGTAAGGTGACCAGTGTGTCCTTCTCTGAGGACAGCTCTTACTTTGTAACCGTGGGAAACCGACACGTCAAGTTCTGGTATCTGGACCAGTGCAAGGCCAGCAAg GCCAGTGATCCCGTGCCTCTGCTGGGGCGCTCGGGGCTACTGGGAGAGCTGAGGAACAACCTCTTCTGTGACGTGGCCTGTGGGCGAGGGGCTCAGGCTGACTCCACCTTCTGCATCACCTCCTCCGGGCTGATGTGCGAGTTGAATGGCAAGAGGATGCTGGAGAAGTGGGTGGACCTACAG ACTGCCGTAGCTCAGACCTTGTCTCTGTCGGAGGATCTTATCTTCTGTGGCTGCGCCGATGGAACCGTGCGAGCGTTCGACCCCGCTGACCTGCGATTTGTCTGCACCCTGCCTCGGCCACACCCCCTTGGCTCCGACGTCTCTGCCATGACGGAGGCTGG CCATTTATTTACCACCATCAACGATGCCCGTTACCCAGACACCATTGCTCTCTCTTACGACCCTGTCAATCAGTGGCTCAGCTGTGTGTATAATGACCACAGCATGTATGTGTGGGATGTGAGAGACGTGCACCGGGTTGGGAAACTACACTCCGCCCTGTTCCATGCATCGTGCGTGTGGGACTTAGAG ATGTTTCCAGATGTTCCTGGAAATCTGTCAGGTGCCTTCCTGACATGTTCTGCTGATAACACAGTGAGGCTGTGGCGCATCCAGGACTGGGCACAAGTTAATTCCCAGAACATCCTCAGTTCT GATcttttaaatataatgtacatcgATGAAAACAAAGCGTCCTTGGTGGATGTGGAATGCACAGCGAATGCAAACACAGAAAAAGCTGCAGACGTACAAACGGCAGAAATCAGAAGTGGCATCAGGACCATCTGTGTCAGTCCAGACGGTAAACACCTGGCATCTGGAGATCGCAACGGGATGCTAAG GGTTCACGACCTCAGCACCAAGGAGGAGATTTTAAAGGTGGAGGCACACGATGCTGAGATCCTCTGTCTAGAGTACAGTAAACCAGAAACAG GTTTGAAGCTGTTGGCCACAGCGAGCAGAGACCGTCTGATCCACGTCCTGGATGCAGCAGACGACTACGGCCTAATGCAGACTCTGGATCAGCACTCATCCTCCATAACGGCCGTCCGTTTTGCTA CCAATGACAACAAGGTGAGGATGATCAGCTGTGGGGCAGATAAGAGCATCTATTTCCACACAGCGCACCAG ACTGATGGAGGTACCGAGTTCAGACGTTCCCACCACATGGTGAGGAAGACCACCCTCTACGACATGGGTGTGGACGTCACCTGCAAGTACGCTGCAGTCGGATGCCAGGATCGCTGCATCAG GGTTTTCAACATCAGCAGTGGCAAACAGAAGAGAGTCTACAAAGGGTCGCTGGGTGAAGAAGGCAGCCTGCTCAGG GTTCAGATCGATCCTTCGGGTCAATACGTGGCCGCCAGCTGCTCCGATAAAAACATCAGCATCTTTGACTTCTACACGGGGGAGTGTGTTGCTGCTATGTTCGGACACTCCG AAATCGTGACAGGGATGAAGTTCACCAACGACTGCAAGCATTTGATCACTGTGTCTGGGGACAG CTGTATCTTTGTGTGGCGATTGGCTCCAGAACTGACAATCAGCATGAGGGAGAGGCTCTGTCAGCTCCGACAAAACCCAAACAGCGCGCCACGCAAGGCTTGCAGTCTCAG GCGTGAGGTGCACAGCTCTCCCACGCTGGCTACTCTGTCCTCTGACAGTGACCCGGGACACGAGGAAGAGGTTTCCAACGTCCACACGCCCAGTACTGGTTCTGACAGCAGCCCTGGCGATGAGGACACAG GAGGCTCAGATGAAGGGCAGCAGTGGAAGATGACAAAG GTCAGCTCAGATTGCTCCAAGCGTCCTCGAAGGCGCTGGTCTCACCGTATGGGCTCTTTGGAGCTGATGGTTAAATCCATGCTGGACCTGAGGCAACTGGACACGAGTGTGTCTAAAAAAGACCTCCATGATGTAAGAGGGACTTCCTCCAGCCTCCAGGATCCCTTG TCATCGTCTGAGGAGAGACCGAGGAGGCCTCAGTCTCGGCCACACACTGCGTGGTTGTCCTCTTACTTATCCAAGGACATGAACGGGCTCGATGGTGGCGTGCTTTACCCGGAGGATGACACGACCTTACCATGCAG TGATTACATGGTGAAGGAGCAGCAGCGCTGCAGGACAAAAGGGCCAGGGAACCGCAGTGAGAGCCAGGACAGCTGCAGCCCCGACAGCACCAGCTCAATAGGCTACTGCAGCAGAGAATCCAGTCCAGATTACTTCCTGGAAG ACTCTGCAGCGGAGGAATATGTGAGTCCGGACAGCtcagaggatgaggaggaggaagaggaggagcaggtGGTATGTGTGGCGAGCGTGGATGAGGCTCTGAGGGCGGTGACGGACGCTTCTAACCACAGTCCAGAGGATTTCCTCAGGCAGAACTTTGAGACGCTGGCTGAGAACTGCAGCACAG CTCAGCAGAGCAGAGTCCCGAGGCTCAGTATGACCTCACGCTTCCTTGCCAAAGGACAGAATAACAG ATCAGCAACTCTGTTTACCAAAGCAAATGGAAAAGAACAAGGGGGCCATTCAGCAAAGCCCCTGGTGTCGACAGTACGGCCTCTGATGGAAGGCGCTGAGaaggaacaacacacacacgacacaaCGGAGACACCAGG GACTCCAGAAAAGGAGTGTCCTCCTAAATTTAAATttctgaagaagaagaactcaggCCCCCACATCTGGAAACAAGCCAGGTCTCCAACTAAAGCTGCAAGGGGCTCCAGTTTACACAAATCCCACTCAGTCCAGAACTTATCCACCGACT CATCCAGCTCTTTACTCCCCTCTAGTGACAGCAGAGAGTTCTACAACCGTCCTCATCAGCTTTTCCTGGATCGTGACACTCGTAGACCTTCCCTCCAcctctcctccccctcctctggCTCTCCACAGTCTCCTCGCTCCCCCATGCCCTGGGAGAGCCCCAGACTGAAGCCCCATCACTCCTACATGAACCCCACTGCCAGCTCCATGGCTAAAAGCAGCCGATCCTCCTCCCTCGTGGATGGCATCTACATCAGGACCCCCCCGCGGTCCCCTTGCATCTCAAAGGGCAGCAAGTCCTCAGATGAGCTGGATGCAGAAACACCCCTGCTCACTccatcccccaccccccactCCCCATCCTCTATCTCCTCATCATCACCTCtctcctcttcttctctgtCTAACAGTCCTCCTCCTACTCCTACTACTATTTCATTTACCCACAATCCTCCTCCCTCCCGTATCCCTCTTCCCAAGCAGCCCCTCAGCCCCAGGCGCAGCCTCGGCCCCGAGGTGAGGCCCTGTGGAGGACTGTCGAGGACTCTAACACCAGATTCTGGATGTAATGTAACATCTAATCCTGGGCTCGGACACG CACGAGTGAAGCTTTCCCTACGTTTGGATGCTTCTCCGTCGAGCTTGCTGCCtaagcaacaaaaagaagatGCAGTTTCTGAGAG CACAAAGAGGACAAATCAGACGGGAGACGCTGAACACAGCCCAGCCCTGAACCCTCAGTCAG ATTGTTCAGTGACCGAGGAATCTTGTAGGCAGGCTGTTACCGACCTTCACTGCAGTCTGAGGAAAACCATTGTGATGTACACCACG